A stretch of the Serratia marcescens genome encodes the following:
- a CDS encoding response regulator produces the protein MPSLLLVDDHPVVHVALEAALMKSSRPYRLQAAQDDVQAQALLAEAAFGLVILDIGLPQVDGLQLLKKIRRRYPQQPILIYTAQEAEVYARMAHAAGANGFVNKGSSLAELVQAIEQVLDGETHFPAAALAEEAPTADGGLLTPKELEVLGLLSQGLSNLQIADRLHISNKTVSTHKKNIQRKTGAGNLLELVAVFKELAP, from the coding sequence ATGCCCTCTCTGTTATTAGTTGATGACCACCCGGTGGTTCATGTCGCACTGGAAGCGGCGCTAATGAAATCATCCCGCCCCTACCGTCTGCAGGCGGCGCAGGACGACGTCCAGGCGCAGGCCCTGCTGGCCGAGGCCGCTTTCGGCCTGGTGATCCTGGATATCGGCCTGCCGCAGGTCGACGGGCTGCAGCTGTTGAAAAAAATTCGCCGCCGCTATCCGCAGCAGCCGATCCTGATCTATACCGCGCAGGAAGCCGAGGTCTATGCGCGCATGGCCCATGCCGCCGGCGCCAACGGTTTCGTCAATAAAGGCAGCTCGTTGGCAGAGCTGGTACAGGCGATCGAGCAGGTGCTGGACGGTGAAACCCACTTCCCCGCCGCCGCGCTGGCCGAAGAAGCGCCGACGGCGGACGGTGGGCTGCTCACTCCCAAAGAGCTCGAAGTGCTGGGCTTGCTGAGCCAGGGGCTGTCCAACCTGCAGATCGCCGATCGGCTGCACATCAGCAACAAGACCGTCAGCACGCACAAAAAGAACATCCAGCGCAAAACCGGCGCCGGCAACCTGCTGGAGCTGGTGGCGGTGTTTAAAGAGCTGGCGCCATGA
- the aroG gene encoding 3-deoxy-7-phosphoheptulonate synthase AroG: MNYQNDDLRINDIKELLPPVALLEKFPATERAAKTVSQARSAIHNILRGSDDRLLVVIGPCSIHDTQAAKEYAGRLLALREELSGELEVVMRVYFEKPRTTVGWKGLINDPQMDNSFNINDGLRLARKLLVEINDSGLPAAGEFLDMITPQYLADLMSWGAIGARTTESQVHRELASGLSCPVGFKNGTDGTIKVAIDAINAAGAPHCFLSVTKWGHSAIVNTSGNGDCHIILRGGKEPNYSAAHVKDVKAGLSKAGLPAQVMIDFSHANSSKQFKKQMDVSADVCGQISGGEKAIIGVMIESHLVEGNQNLESGEPLVYGKSVTDGCIGWQDTETVLRDLAAAVKARRG; the protein is encoded by the coding sequence ATGAATTACCAAAACGACGATTTACGCATTAATGATATTAAGGAACTCCTGCCGCCGGTGGCTTTGCTGGAGAAATTCCCGGCCACTGAACGCGCAGCAAAGACGGTGTCCCAGGCCCGCAGCGCAATTCACAATATCCTCCGCGGCAGCGACGATCGCCTGCTGGTGGTGATTGGCCCTTGCTCTATTCACGATACCCAAGCCGCCAAAGAGTACGCGGGGCGCCTGCTGGCGCTGCGTGAAGAACTGAGCGGCGAGCTGGAAGTGGTCATGCGCGTATACTTCGAAAAACCGCGCACCACCGTGGGCTGGAAAGGCCTGATCAACGATCCGCAGATGGACAACAGCTTCAACATCAACGACGGTCTGCGCCTGGCGCGCAAGCTGCTGGTAGAGATCAACGACAGCGGCCTGCCGGCCGCCGGCGAATTCCTCGACATGATCACGCCGCAGTACCTGGCGGATCTGATGAGCTGGGGCGCCATCGGCGCGCGCACCACGGAATCGCAGGTGCACCGCGAGCTGGCCTCCGGCCTCTCATGCCCGGTGGGCTTCAAGAACGGCACCGACGGCACCATCAAGGTGGCGATCGACGCCATCAACGCCGCCGGTGCGCCGCACTGCTTCCTGTCGGTGACCAAGTGGGGCCACTCGGCTATCGTTAACACCAGCGGCAACGGCGACTGCCACATTATCCTGCGCGGCGGTAAAGAGCCTAACTACAGCGCGGCGCACGTGAAAGACGTCAAAGCCGGCCTGAGCAAAGCCGGGCTGCCGGCGCAGGTGATGATCGACTTCAGCCATGCCAACAGCAGCAAACAGTTCAAAAAGCAGATGGACGTGAGCGCTGACGTTTGCGGGCAGATCAGCGGCGGTGAAAAAGCGATCATCGGCGTGATGATTGAGAGCCACCTGGTGGAAGGTAACCAGAACCTCGAAAGCGGCGAACCGCTGGTTTACGGCAAGAGCGTGACCGACGGCTGCATCGGCTGGCAGGACACCGAAACCGTGCTGCGCGATCTGGCGGCGGCGGTGAAAGCGCGCCGCGGCTAA
- a CDS encoding YjgN family protein encodes MTSNTSQPLGLHRIKFHGKGGEYFAIWLVNALLTIVTLGIYSAWATVRRRRYFYGNTELDGDRFDYHAQPLQILKGRLLVIGGLIVFYILLAVTPLLGLLALLVLLALLPWIVIRSWRYNAIMSSYRGVRFNYVCRTGRAYWALLFCPLLLIIGLYVALIILLSIGSGFDSINAIGLMLVLTLLLAVPAFAAVNGIISALQHDLYVNNLFFGRTPFIAELKKSAFIKFALIGLLIFLPFMLAALVCMGSFILSLYQMVLMGMLTDETADLLVLENIGSLLLMMVVLLIGALIASSYQVVAQRNYLFNQATLNGNVKLRSSMQTLPYMGLLITNTLITLFSLGFAVPVAEVRHARYLAECTAVEGDLALLDIAAHQETANSAVAEEAVQALDLGGSF; translated from the coding sequence ATGACAAGCAATACCTCGCAGCCGCTGGGGCTGCACCGGATTAAATTCCATGGGAAAGGTGGCGAGTACTTCGCGATTTGGTTGGTCAACGCATTATTGACCATCGTGACCCTGGGCATCTATTCCGCTTGGGCGACGGTACGCCGCCGCCGCTATTTTTACGGCAACACGGAATTGGACGGCGATCGTTTCGACTACCATGCGCAACCACTGCAAATTCTGAAAGGGCGGCTGTTGGTGATCGGCGGCCTCATCGTATTTTATATCCTGTTGGCGGTAACGCCACTGCTGGGGCTGCTGGCTTTGCTGGTGTTGCTTGCCCTGCTGCCGTGGATCGTTATCCGCAGCTGGCGCTACAATGCGATTATGTCGAGCTATCGCGGCGTGCGTTTTAATTATGTTTGCCGCACCGGGCGCGCTTATTGGGCGTTACTGTTCTGCCCGCTATTACTGATTATCGGGCTTTATGTCGCCTTAATCATTTTGCTCAGCATTGGCAGCGGTTTTGACAGCATCAACGCCATCGGTCTGATGCTGGTGTTGACGCTGCTGTTGGCCGTGCCGGCATTCGCCGCCGTCAACGGTATTATTAGCGCGCTGCAGCACGATCTGTACGTTAATAATCTGTTCTTCGGCCGAACGCCGTTTATTGCCGAGCTGAAAAAGTCGGCCTTTATCAAATTTGCCTTGATCGGCCTGCTCATTTTCCTGCCGTTTATGTTGGCTGCGCTGGTATGTATGGGGTCGTTCATACTGTCCCTGTACCAAATGGTATTGATGGGCATGCTGACGGATGAAACCGCCGATTTGCTGGTGTTGGAAAATATTGGCAGCCTGCTGCTGATGATGGTGGTGCTGCTGATTGGCGCCTTGATCGCCAGCAGCTATCAGGTCGTCGCCCAACGCAACTATCTGTTTAACCAGGCGACGCTGAACGGCAACGTAAAATTGCGCTCTTCCATGCAAACGCTGCCGTATATGGGGCTGTTGATCACCAATACCCTGATCACCCTGTTCTCGCTCGGTTTCGCCGTGCCGGTGGCGGAAGTGCGCCACGCCCGTTATCTGGCGGAGTGCACGGCGGTCGAAGGCGATCTGGCGTTGCTGGACATCGCGGCGCATCAGGAAACCGCCAACAGCGCGGTGGCCGAAGAAGCGGTGCAGGCGCTGGATCTGGGCGGCAGTTTCTGA
- a CDS encoding M48 family metallopeptidase, translating to MILEGAYQLPGRAAREAARLLVNESGEGVTLQRQDEQRYIPLADITVSAALGNIPLTLTFKDGARFVPDDDAAFRRWFYQRRSPGWVHRLERHKRGVALALLVTLLAAVAYVNVVLPWASNEIAMRIPTSVEQTLGEHTQTFLSQSGFEPSALPAERQQALQQLFRQVMPAEMRLERTPLSLKLMAVPGAPNAFMLPDGTLVLSDSLVALSKNDDGLAAVMLHEMGHHAHRHPMRMLVRSSLVALTLMWMTGDVSGIGDTLLQSASFVNEMQFSRGMEREADAFAIAEMQRQGRSLAQMAAIYRALAQAPERETADGWVLPAWLSTHPAMQERLDAVNEAMAQQ from the coding sequence ATGATCCTCGAGGGCGCCTATCAGTTGCCGGGGCGGGCCGCACGTGAGGCGGCTCGCCTGTTGGTTAACGAAAGCGGCGAGGGCGTGACGCTGCAGCGGCAGGATGAGCAACGTTACATCCCCTTGGCGGACATCACTGTCTCTGCGGCGCTGGGCAATATCCCGCTGACGCTGACCTTCAAGGACGGCGCGCGCTTTGTGCCGGACGACGACGCGGCCTTTCGCCGCTGGTTCTATCAGCGCCGTTCGCCGGGTTGGGTGCACCGCCTGGAGCGCCATAAACGCGGCGTCGCCCTGGCGCTGTTGGTGACGCTGCTGGCCGCCGTGGCCTACGTTAACGTCGTGCTGCCGTGGGCGAGCAACGAAATCGCCATGCGCATCCCCACTTCGGTGGAACAGACGCTGGGTGAACACACGCAGACGTTTTTGAGCCAGAGCGGTTTTGAACCCTCCGCATTGCCGGCCGAGCGGCAGCAGGCGTTGCAGCAGCTGTTCCGGCAGGTGATGCCGGCCGAGATGCGCCTGGAGCGTACGCCGCTGTCGTTGAAGCTGATGGCGGTGCCCGGTGCGCCGAACGCCTTTATGTTGCCGGACGGCACGCTGGTGCTCAGCGATAGTCTGGTCGCCCTGTCGAAAAACGACGATGGGCTGGCGGCGGTGATGTTGCATGAGATGGGGCATCACGCTCATCGTCACCCGATGCGCATGTTGGTGCGTTCGTCACTGGTGGCGTTGACGCTGATGTGGATGACCGGTGACGTCAGCGGCATCGGCGACACGCTGCTGCAGTCTGCGTCCTTCGTGAATGAGATGCAGTTTTCACGCGGGATGGAGCGCGAGGCGGATGCGTTCGCGATAGCGGAAATGCAGCGCCAGGGGCGTTCGCTGGCGCAAATGGCGGCTATCTACCGCGCGTTGGCGCAGGCGCCTGAACGCGAGACGGCTGACGGCTGGGTGCTGCCGGCCTGGCTCAGCACCCATCCGGCGATGCAGGAACGGCTGGATGCGGTGAACGAGGCGATGGCGCAGCAGTAA
- the gpmA gene encoding 2,3-diphosphoglycerate-dependent phosphoglycerate mutase — protein MAVTKLVLVRHGESQWNQENRFTGWYDVDLSDKGRTEAKAAGKLLKEEGFTFDFAYTSVLKRAIHTLWNILDELDQAWLPTEKSWKLNERHYGALQGLNKAETAEKYGDEQVKQWRRGFAVTPPELTKEDERYPGHDPRYASLTEQELPLTESLALTIDRVIPYWDEEILLRIKSGERVIVAAHGNSLRALVKYLDNLSEDEILELNIPTGVPLVYEFDENFKPIKRYYLGNADEIAAKAAAVANQGKAK, from the coding sequence ATGGCTGTAACTAAGCTGGTTCTGGTGCGTCACGGCGAAAGCCAGTGGAACCAAGAAAACCGCTTCACCGGTTGGTATGATGTTGATCTGTCCGACAAGGGCCGCACCGAAGCGAAAGCAGCAGGCAAGCTGTTGAAAGAGGAAGGTTTCACTTTCGACTTCGCTTACACCTCCGTACTGAAGCGCGCGATCCACACCCTGTGGAACATCCTCGACGAGCTGGATCAGGCCTGGTTGCCGACCGAAAAATCCTGGAAGCTGAACGAACGTCACTACGGCGCACTGCAGGGTCTGAACAAAGCGGAAACCGCCGAAAAATACGGCGACGAGCAGGTGAAACAATGGCGTCGCGGCTTCGCGGTGACCCCACCTGAGCTGACCAAAGAAGACGAACGTTACCCTGGCCACGATCCACGCTACGCCTCGCTGACCGAGCAAGAGCTGCCGCTGACCGAAAGCCTGGCGCTGACCATCGATCGCGTTATCCCTTACTGGGACGAAGAGATCCTGCTACGCATCAAGAGCGGCGAGCGCGTGATCGTTGCAGCGCACGGCAACTCGCTGCGCGCGCTGGTGAAATACCTGGATAACCTGAGCGAAGACGAAATCCTCGAGCTGAACATCCCAACCGGCGTGCCGTTGGTGTATGAATTCGACGAGAACTTCAAGCCAATCAAACGTTACTACCTGGGTAACGCCGACGAGATCGCTGCAAAAGCGGCCGCCGTGGCAAACCAGGGTAAAGCGAAGTAA
- a CDS encoding PsiF family protein — MRLITALPLLAGLMLSTNLMAADTTTATKTPSPAQAAQQKRMTDCNQQASTKSLKGADRSTFMSTCLKSEGSAATGKTLTPQQQKMKSCNADAKTKDLKGDARKTFMSNCLKKSA; from the coding sequence ATGCGTCTGATTACTGCACTTCCATTGCTGGCGGGCTTAATGCTGAGCACCAATCTGATGGCGGCCGACACGACGACGGCGACGAAAACGCCTTCTCCGGCGCAGGCGGCCCAACAGAAACGCATGACCGATTGCAACCAACAGGCATCCACCAAATCGCTGAAAGGCGCCGATCGCTCCACCTTCATGAGCACCTGTCTGAAATCCGAAGGCTCCGCCGCGACGGGCAAAACCCTGACGCCGCAGCAGCAGAAAATGAAAAGCTGCAACGCCGACGCCAAGACCAAGGATCTGAAGGGCGACGCGCGTAAAACCTTCATGAGCAACTGCCTGAAAAAATCGGCCTGA
- the galM gene encoding galactose-1-epimerase, with protein MLTAVAPDGQPYQLTQLQNAGGMTVTLMDWGATWLSAVLPLTSGEKRELLLGCRSPADYPRQGAYLGATVGRYANRIANASLPIDGKPHALAANQGAHQLHGGPDGFHARRWRRVQHDAQQVCYALHSAEGDQGFPGNLDVQVCYRLTHDNRLEISYLAQVDRPCPVNLTNHAYFNLDGAGTDARAQRLQLFADRYLPVDAEGIPCADLTPVDGSGMDFRQPKTLLQDFLRDRDQQRVKGYDHAFLLHRTCGALESPAAHLWSADGQVQMSVFTDAPALQLYSGNYLAGTPARDGGSYADHAGVALESEFLPDSPHHPEWPQPDCWLQPGSRYRSATHYQFYPI; from the coding sequence ATGCTGACGGCAGTCGCCCCCGATGGGCAGCCTTATCAGCTGACCCAGTTGCAAAACGCCGGTGGCATGACGGTGACGCTGATGGACTGGGGCGCCACCTGGCTGTCCGCCGTCTTGCCGCTCACATCCGGTGAAAAACGCGAGCTGCTGCTCGGCTGCCGCAGCCCGGCGGACTACCCGCGTCAGGGCGCCTATCTGGGCGCCACCGTCGGCCGCTACGCCAACCGCATCGCCAACGCCAGCCTGCCCATCGACGGAAAACCCCATGCGCTGGCTGCCAATCAGGGCGCCCACCAGTTGCACGGCGGCCCCGACGGTTTTCATGCCCGCCGCTGGCGCCGGGTCCAGCACGATGCGCAACAGGTCTGCTATGCGCTGCACTCGGCGGAGGGCGATCAGGGTTTCCCCGGCAATCTCGACGTGCAGGTTTGTTACCGCCTGACTCACGACAATCGTCTGGAAATCAGCTACCTGGCGCAGGTCGATCGCCCCTGCCCGGTCAACCTGACCAACCACGCCTATTTCAACCTGGACGGCGCCGGCACCGACGCACGCGCCCAGCGGCTGCAGTTGTTCGCCGATCGCTATCTGCCCGTCGACGCCGAGGGCATTCCCTGCGCCGATCTGACGCCGGTGGACGGCAGCGGCATGGATTTTCGTCAGCCGAAAACGCTGCTGCAGGATTTCCTGCGCGACAGGGACCAGCAACGGGTGAAAGGCTACGATCACGCATTCCTGCTGCATCGTACCTGTGGGGCGCTGGAGAGCCCGGCGGCCCATTTGTGGTCCGCCGACGGGCAAGTGCAAATGAGCGTGTTCACCGACGCGCCTGCGCTGCAACTCTACAGCGGCAATTACCTGGCCGGCACGCCGGCGCGCGATGGCGGCAGCTACGCCGACCATGCCGGCGTGGCGCTGGAGAGCGAGTTTTTGCCGGACAGCCCGCACCATCCCGAGTGGCCGCAGCCGGACTGCTGGCTGCAGCCGGGGAGCCGCTACCGCAGCGCCACGCATTATCAGTTTTATCCTATCTGA
- the galK gene encoding galactokinase, with the protein MSLKPLTHSLFTEHFGYAPALTLQAPGRVNLIGEHTDYNDGFVLPCAIDYQTVIACAKRDDRQIRVLAADYQNQQDQFSLDDPIVSHPDQRWSDYVRGVVKHLQRRSADFGGADLVIAGNVPQGAGLSSSAALEVAVGQALQALYQLPLDGVALALNGQEAENQFVGCNCGIMDQLISALGRRDSALLIDCRSLETRAVPMPDNVAVVIVNSNVQRGLVDSEYNTRRKQCEAAAQFFGVKALRDVSPEQFEARQHQLDPLVAKRARHVISENARTLAAADALAAGDLQRMGRLMAESHASMRDDFEITVPPIDKLVEIVKAAIGPRGGVRMTGGGFGGCIVALMPQDLVETVRAAVAYEYPQQTGGLQETFYVCQASQGAGLC; encoded by the coding sequence ATGAGCCTGAAACCGCTTACCCATTCCCTGTTTACCGAACACTTCGGCTACGCGCCGGCGTTGACCCTCCAGGCGCCGGGGCGGGTGAACCTGATCGGCGAACATACCGATTACAACGACGGCTTCGTGCTGCCCTGCGCCATCGATTACCAAACCGTCATCGCCTGCGCCAAACGCGACGACCGCCAGATCCGCGTGCTGGCCGCCGATTATCAGAATCAGCAGGATCAATTCTCGCTCGACGATCCGATCGTCAGCCACCCCGATCAGCGCTGGTCCGACTATGTGCGCGGCGTGGTGAAACACCTTCAGCGCCGCAGCGCCGACTTTGGCGGCGCGGATCTGGTGATCGCCGGTAATGTGCCGCAAGGGGCGGGGCTCAGCTCCTCCGCCGCGCTGGAAGTGGCGGTGGGCCAGGCGCTGCAGGCGCTCTATCAGCTGCCGCTGGACGGCGTCGCGCTGGCGCTGAACGGCCAGGAGGCGGAGAACCAATTCGTCGGCTGCAACTGCGGCATCATGGATCAGCTGATCTCCGCGCTCGGCCGGCGCGACAGCGCTCTGCTGATCGACTGCCGCTCGCTGGAAACCCGTGCGGTACCAATGCCGGACAACGTCGCGGTGGTGATCGTCAACTCCAATGTGCAACGCGGGCTGGTGGACAGCGAATACAACACCCGCCGCAAACAGTGCGAAGCAGCGGCTCAGTTCTTCGGCGTCAAGGCGCTGCGCGACGTCAGCCCCGAACAGTTTGAGGCGCGCCAACACCAGCTCGATCCGTTAGTGGCCAAACGCGCGCGCCATGTGATCAGCGAGAACGCCCGCACGCTGGCAGCGGCCGACGCGCTGGCGGCCGGCGATCTGCAGCGCATGGGCCGGCTGATGGCGGAGTCGCACGCCTCTATGCGCGACGACTTTGAAATCACCGTGCCGCCGATCGATAAGCTGGTCGAGATCGTCAAAGCGGCGATCGGCCCACGCGGCGGCGTGCGCATGACCGGCGGCGGCTTTGGCGGCTGCATCGTCGCGCTGATGCCGCAGGATCTCGTGGAGACGGTGCGTGCCGCCGTGGCGTACGAGTATCCGCAGCAAACCGGCGGATTGCAGGAAACGTTCTATGTCTGCCAGGCTTCTCAAGGCGCCGGCCTATGCTGA
- the galT gene encoding galactose-1-phosphate uridylyltransferase, whose product MTEFNPIDHPHRRYNPLSGQWVLVSPHRAKRPWQGQQEAVPTETLPAHDPDCFLCPGNARVTGDRNPDYRGTYVFTNDFAALMSDTPPAPDSQDPLMRSQSARGVSRVICFSPDHSKTLPELPLPALEQVVAAWQAQTDELGRQYPWVQLFENKGAAMGCSNPHPHGQVWANSFLPNEAEREDRLQHEYFQEHASPLLLDYAQRELAAGERIVVNTEHWLAVVPYWAAWPFETLLLPKAAVQRITDLSAAQSQDLALALKKLTSRYDNLFQCSFPYSMGWHGAPFNGADNRHWQLHAHFYPPLLRSASVRKFMVGYEMLAETQRDLTAEQAAARLRAVSDIHYREAGAQA is encoded by the coding sequence ATGACGGAATTTAACCCTATCGACCATCCGCACCGCCGCTACAACCCGCTGAGCGGCCAGTGGGTGCTGGTTTCACCGCACCGCGCCAAGCGCCCCTGGCAGGGCCAACAAGAGGCCGTCCCGACGGAAACGCTGCCGGCGCACGATCCCGACTGTTTCCTGTGCCCGGGCAATGCGCGCGTCACCGGCGATCGCAATCCGGATTATCGCGGCACCTACGTCTTCACCAACGATTTCGCCGCGCTGATGAGTGATACGCCGCCGGCGCCCGACAGCCAGGATCCTTTGATGCGCAGCCAGAGCGCGCGTGGCGTCAGCCGGGTGATCTGCTTCTCTCCCGATCACAGCAAGACCCTGCCCGAATTGCCGCTGCCGGCGCTGGAGCAGGTGGTCGCCGCCTGGCAGGCGCAAACCGATGAGCTGGGCAGGCAGTACCCCTGGGTACAGCTGTTCGAAAATAAAGGCGCGGCGATGGGTTGCTCCAATCCGCACCCGCACGGGCAAGTCTGGGCCAACAGTTTTCTGCCGAACGAGGCCGAGCGCGAAGATCGCCTGCAGCACGAGTATTTTCAGGAGCATGCCTCCCCGCTGCTGTTGGACTACGCGCAGCGCGAGCTGGCCGCCGGCGAACGCATCGTGGTGAACACCGAACACTGGCTGGCGGTGGTGCCCTACTGGGCCGCCTGGCCGTTTGAAACGCTGCTGCTGCCGAAAGCCGCGGTGCAGCGCATTACCGATCTCAGCGCGGCGCAAAGCCAAGATCTGGCGCTGGCGCTGAAGAAGCTGACCAGCCGCTACGACAACCTGTTCCAGTGCTCCTTCCCCTATTCGATGGGATGGCACGGCGCGCCGTTCAACGGCGCCGACAACCGACACTGGCAGCTGCACGCCCATTTCTACCCGCCGCTGCTGCGTTCAGCCAGCGTGCGCAAATTTATGGTCGGTTACGAGATGCTGGCGGAAACCCAGCGCGATCTGACCGCCGAACAGGCCGCAGCGCGTCTGCGTGCCGTCAGCGATATTCATTACCGTGAAGCCGGAGCCCAAGCATGA
- a CDS encoding CPBP family intramembrane glutamic endopeptidase, which yields MWGVLAASLFFLPFNRLIAWVILAASAGMGLYHGVLTPLSLSYLLVIVALAGLRHHFREQRNLAIAFEGLVVAGCVALFLHLVPGIHNQLMIDGEKAGPLSAPFTMYYNFDKAMVPFLLFACLPSLFRTDKAEKSIASGSWIALIISVPALLLLAVALGGLKIELHAPAWMLPFVMANLFFVCMAEEALFRGYLQQRLSQWLGAWPALIVASLVFGAAHLAGGMLMVIFATLAGVIYGLAWMWSGRLWVPILFHFGLNLTHLLFFTYPLYQHP from the coding sequence ATGTGGGGCGTACTGGCTGCTTCGTTATTTTTCTTGCCGTTTAACCGGCTGATCGCCTGGGTGATCCTGGCCGCCTCGGCGGGCATGGGGCTTTATCATGGGGTACTGACGCCACTCAGCCTGAGTTATCTGCTGGTGATCGTAGCGTTGGCGGGGCTGCGTCACCATTTTCGCGAGCAGCGTAATCTGGCGATCGCATTCGAAGGGTTGGTGGTCGCCGGCTGCGTCGCGCTGTTCTTGCATCTGGTGCCGGGCATCCACAACCAGCTGATGATCGACGGCGAAAAAGCCGGCCCGCTCAGCGCGCCGTTCACCATGTATTACAACTTCGACAAGGCGATGGTGCCCTTCCTGCTGTTCGCCTGCTTGCCCTCGCTGTTCAGAACCGATAAAGCGGAAAAAAGCATCGCCTCGGGTTCCTGGATTGCATTGATCATCAGCGTACCGGCATTGTTGCTGCTGGCCGTAGCGCTGGGTGGCTTAAAAATCGAGCTGCATGCGCCCGCCTGGATGCTGCCTTTCGTGATGGCAAACCTGTTCTTCGTCTGTATGGCCGAAGAAGCGCTGTTTCGCGGTTACCTGCAACAGCGCCTCAGCCAATGGCTGGGCGCCTGGCCGGCGCTGATCGTCGCCTCTTTGGTGTTCGGCGCCGCGCATTTGGCCGGCGGCATGCTGATGGTGATCTTCGCGACGCTGGCCGGGGTGATCTACGGCCTGGCGTGGATGTGGAGCGGCCGCCTGTGGGTGCCGATTCTGTTCCATTTCGGGCTTAATCTGACCCATCTGCTGTTCTTCACCTACCCGCTGTATCAGCATCCTTAA
- a CDS encoding cysteine hydrolase family protein, whose amino-acid sequence MSAALIIIDLIEDLIGSKGRANHCREQGVATHLLANVNAATAYARVRKIPVIWVRVGFADDYHDIPPHSPLFNHLKQIGALRLNSPGCRWVPELHQEETDLQFEKTAVSAFSGNNLLAWLRQHRCHHLLLAGISTPLAIESTARQAHDAGFQVTVLHDLCAAPTQEIHQQSLDTLQNLAEITRSQAWMKG is encoded by the coding sequence ATGTCCGCTGCGTTGATTATTATCGACCTGATCGAGGATCTGATCGGGTCCAAAGGGCGCGCCAATCACTGCCGCGAACAGGGGGTGGCGACCCACCTGCTCGCCAACGTCAATGCCGCCACGGCCTATGCCCGGGTGCGAAAAATTCCGGTGATTTGGGTGCGGGTGGGTTTCGCCGACGATTATCATGACATCCCGCCCCACTCGCCGCTGTTCAACCATCTCAAGCAGATAGGCGCGCTGCGTTTAAACAGCCCGGGCTGCCGCTGGGTGCCCGAACTGCATCAGGAAGAGACCGATCTGCAGTTTGAAAAAACGGCGGTCAGCGCCTTCTCCGGTAACAATTTGTTAGCCTGGCTGCGGCAACATCGGTGCCACCATTTGCTGCTGGCGGGCATCAGCACGCCGCTCGCCATTGAGAGCACCGCGCGTCAGGCGCACGACGCCGGCTTTCAGGTGACCGTACTGCACGATCTGTGCGCAGCCCCCACGCAAGAGATCCACCAGCAGAGCCTGGATACCCTGCAAAATCTGGCCGAAATCACCCGTTCGCAGGCCTGGATGAAAGGCTAA